The following are encoded together in the Chanodichthys erythropterus isolate Z2021 chromosome 16, ASM2448905v1, whole genome shotgun sequence genome:
- the LOC137003637 gene encoding complement C1q-like protein 4 — protein MKIKTMAVLLLVLLLCAGSLFAQDLLSPSVNIIAEPQKQQCMEERIQKLEETLTKILSDNEALKTLVQDSKNKIESLQQNYGKKVAFSAGLLASGSGQTGPFSDSKTLEYKKVFSNVGNAYDSNTGIFTAPVRGVYYFRFYGHCHGGTTMAITLLKNSQTQCSVHSARPVSNSNASNGVVLTLEIGDKINTVLWKDAWVYDDPASYTSFSGFLIFPL, from the exons atgaaaatcaaGACAATGGCTGTTCTGCTGCTGGTGCTGCTGCTCTGTGCTGGAAGCTTATTTGCTCAAGATTTATTGTCACCAAGTGTGAACATCATTGCTGAGCCCCAGAAGCAACAATGCATGGAAGAAAGGATACAAAAACTAGAAGAAACACTGACCAAAATATTGAGTGATAATGAAG CTTTGAAAACCTTAGTACAAGATTCAAAAAACAAGATTGAATCTCTCCAACAAAATTATG GCAAAAAGGTTGCTTTCTCAGCTGGACTTCTGGCTTCTGGATCAGGTCAAACTGGACCCTTTAGTGATTCCAAAACTCTGGAATACAAAAAAGTCTTTAGTAATGTTGGAAATGCCTACGACTCAAATACCG GTATTTTCACAGCACCAGTAAGAGGAGTCTATTACTTCAGATTTTACGGTCATTGTCATGGTGGAACCACAATGGCGATCACTCTCTTGAAGAATAGTCAAACCCAGTGCTCTGTTCATTCTGCGCGCCCAGTTAGCAATAGTAACGCCAGCAATGGTGTCGTTCTCACACTGGAGATTGGTGACAAGATTAATACAGTACTGTGGAAGGACGCCTGGGTTTATGATGATCCTGCAAGTTACACTAGTTTCAGTGGCTTTCTGATTTTCCCCTTGTAA